GTTTCTGATGGGCTCTGTGGCTTAATATTTTTATCTGCAAAATATGCTAAAGGAAAAGCTTGTTTCCCTAGTGTTCTGGTTATGAAAATAAATGTGGAGATCTGACAGGCCCGAGTTTTAGTACAGACTCTGCACCTAATTAAATATGTCTTTGAACTTCAGtctcaacctcagtttcctcaactgtaaagtgggaataacaaTACTGACTACATCATAGGGATCTTATGAGAACTAAACATGATAATCAATGCAAAGAGCTTAGCATAGTACTGGGCGCATAGTCCACACTTAGTAAATGCTCACTGTAATAACTATTGCCTTAATTCTTTGTTGACTTGCACACGAGTGTGTAAATGAAGAGTCTGCAGGAAGGGAGGGACCTACTCCAGTAAAAGCTGACCCACCTCTTCAATGGTTCCCCCAAATAGAGGGCTAGTTGGGCCCATACGGACCATGAAGTCTCTGTGAGAAGGCTGGAGGTCCTGAGGATTTTGAGTCGTGTTTCCCAGACCCTGGGAGTTCAGGGCAGTTCTGGAGCATTTGATACCGAGGCCAGTTCTAGGAGTCAGTTACTCTGAGGAAGGCCTaagaaaaagcagaagcaaaCCCAGGATCAACCTTGGAGTGCCCTGGGTGCAACCTTGGTCCCCAAGACTGATCCCGTGACTACAGGTGCATAGCCCTCGCCATCAACTCATCAACTCTCAAGTCCTCCCTAGACCATGCCTGCTTTCCTAAGGCTGGGAATCAGAATCAGAATGGCCCgtgttggggaggggaggccagagcCACTAAGCATGCCCATGCCAGTACAGTATCCTTAGCATTGAATTTGTGTTGCAAGAACTCTTGGGCCAATGCCTGCCTTTAAGAGACAAGGCTCAGTCTACATACCTCATTCAGAAGGGAGAGCTCACTACTGTCCCAGTCAATTGCATGGCATAGACCTTTGTccgttttgtttctgtttctttttgcacTCAATAGCCATAACCAttattcaagattttttctttttcttcactttagACTTACCCTCTAGTTCTTTACTTCCATACCTCGTCTTACCACTTCACCACCTTTCCACTCCCCTCACCTCCCCAACACTCAGATCACCAGAAGCatttggaaaaatacatttcCTCGCTTGcttatcttgaatttatattGATTAAGTTTTGACCAAACACTCTAGGGGTTTTGATCTGGGTAACCTAAGAAGTTGAAGGAAAAGATATTGGGGCTCATCATCAATGACTTTTGATCGTATTTATGTGGCTAAATAGTCTTGGCCTTTTGAAGATAAGGGCTTATTACCTGGATCCCTGAAAAACTGTGCCTCCCTCTCAACCAATGGTTGTGATTTGTTGTGTTGCAGGGAGAAAATATCAGATACGCAAAAAGACTGGAAGTTCTTTGAGGTAAGTCACTTACGTTTGGGGGCTTCTCTCTTTGGTGTGAAACATGACGTATAGCAATAACCAATAGCTGTTTGTCAGGCACTTATTTTTAGTGAATATTCTTTCTAAAAAGGATGCTAACAAGCTGCATGCCACACCTTAAATTTTTGGCCTGATTTTACTCCTGCAAAGGTGAGTACATGTGTAATTTTCCACAGCTTTTCAGGAACTTTGAGAAATTGGGTCCTCTGGGTTTACGTCTACTTAGCAGTGTTCTAAAGACAGGTGGGAGCTTTTCATCTGGCTGTGGGTTGTGATTCTTGTCTCTTTTCTGTTGTAGTCCTTTTTCACTTTCTGTACATATGTAGCTTGGATTGTCTTCCGACGTCAGCACTTTGTAGAGATTGAGGAAGAAATAGGGAGGCTCTTTCGTACCAGTATGTTCAACATCCCTCGAAGGAAGCGAGAGGAAGAAGAatcaggaggagaaaagaaacgCATGACCTTTGTACAATTCAGGTATGATCTTTTGACTTTCCTGAGCTCAAGGACATTTCTAGAAAACAAGATGATGTGATCCAAATGTCACCTTTCTTTCCCCACAGGAGAATGATGGCAAAGCGCCCAGCGATTAAAAAAGCCATTAACATGCGCTCTCCAGTCATGTCAACTCTGCTGCCATCTCTCAGAGAAAAAGCTCAGAGTATCTTTGAGAAAAAGTATCATCAAGGAAGCATCAAACTCCCAGCCCAGATGCAGGAGCACATGGACAGTCTGGACTCTGTGCCCATGCCAGTGTAAGTGGCCCgaggagagggaaaggggagCCTGAGTGTCGCTGCCCAGGTtgggcctgggaggggcaggggctcaCATTCCACGCCTCTGCCAGACGGGTGCACACAGATGGAAGCACAGcctttctccccacccctgctcctctCCACCTGTTTCCTTTCCAGGGCAGCTCTTGGTGCACCCATCTAGACTAGAAAAAATTACTAGAAAGTTATGCTAGACTTCAAATAGTTCTAATTTGGAGGAGTGAGTAGCAGACTTTATAAGGCTGATATTTTTCCATTAGAAGAATCATCTTTGGGAAATGTGGGAAGGGGCAATACAAAATCTTGCTATGGGCTGAGGTTTTGAACCCATAATTTAGAGCATAGTGGTGGTTCATAGAAACAGGggaatgttcaaagaaataaaataaaaataggtgtgtgtgtgtgtttgtgagtctTAGCtttagtacacacacacacacacacacacacaatcattcACCTTAGTCTTTGGCCTCACTGCTTCAGCTCTGCCGATAATTCTTTTCACAGAGTTGGCATCCTGGGGGAGCCTCGATGTCTGTTCAATCCCCATACTCTTCTCCCCCTTGaaccagaagaaaacatgaaacCATCTGGGAGACATCCTTCCCTGGtagaaagaaataatatgaaGATTCAGGATACACTGGACTTAGTCATGAGAACACTATCCTTTCAAACAACATTCCCGAAACAATCTGGCACATTCCATTTCTGGAACTAAGTCTCTGTGTTTGAAGTAAACTACTTTGACTTAATCACTTTATGTAGGACTAATATTTGttgttattaaacttttaaaattgttgaAATCACTTTGCTAAAAGTTCAACAATAGACTATTAAAGAATTCCAGAAATCTCTTGAAAAGCTTATTTTCCTGTATTTAATAGTTTGCTTTGCTCTTTACTTACTTCCTTGGCTTCTCTGTGACTATTTAGAGTAATGTATTAAAACTTTTAGCCAATGTTCTAGTGCACTAGTGAAAAAacattctgtttattcatttctaAGTTCATTTTTGCTTTATGAGAGAGTATCTTTGccacatttgaaaacaaaatttcataAAGAGGCAAATTAGAATGTTTTTAACATTAAATCTCTTTCTATGGCTATATTATTGTTGGCACTGGGATATAAAGTGTATCTGACTTATTTAAAAGCCTTTTTAGCATATatgcttcattcattctttcatttgttcatttaacaacAAATGCATATTAAGCCCCTGCTCCCTTCAAGCTGTGTGCTGGGTTATGGAGGGAAAAATGATCATCAAGACAGAGACCGTATCCTCCAGGTCTGGGTGGTAGAGAAGACAAATCAAATACACACCTGCTCACAATACAGTGCTGACATGTCAGAGGCCACAAGTGAGCTAAAGACCAAGGGCCCTGAGAGGACAGGGCGGAAGAGCTGTCACTTCCAGGGGGCCCTGGAGTGTTCTGACTTGAATGTGGCTTCTCAGGGGTAAGGTGGCACTGAAGGGGGACTTGAGTCAGAGCAAGAACacatgcaaaggcacagagatgaaAAAGTGTGCCTGGTGACTGAGGAATGGTAAGAGCAGGGTGCATGCGTGCCATAGGGTGCATTAGCAGAGCGAGCTGGAAAAGCCAGCTAAGCCCTGGATGTCCCTCTAGGGCATGTGTTGGATGCTATCTGGAGGCAGTGAAGATCAGGAATCACTAATGAAACCAGGTGGAATACTGTATTGAGGTGCTGATCATAGAAgtttatcatttaaaaagtcCTGTAGGAGTTTAGCCAATTAAAACAACTGGACTGAATTTATCTTTCTGTGGCCACAGTTTTATCCTCCAACTTCAAAATCCTCCTTTTAGCATTTAgctaaaaattcattcatttcagaaaaaacTGGATACTTTCCCAGATTTAATATCAAGAGCAGAGGAACACCAGCTCCAGCCGAGTGATAATGTGGAGCAAATTCTGTGATACATGCCCTGCCTTCATTCGTTCATTCTTTAGTATCCAGGTCAATTCCTGTTATAGCTGCCAAGTTTTTATGAAAATCCTGGACTATGAGCTAACCTTTGTTGGACTttttgtttatgtagaaaattttGTTATAACCCACTCTGTTGTTACAAATTTTTATCTAGAATATGTTgagatggttttatttttatttttgtttttgttttttggtattttaaaaaataaagcctggGAATTGTCAGACTTCTGTAACTGTCTTGGCTAGAGCGCTGGGCTTTGCTCTGTTCTTCTCTGGACTGTGAAGCTTTGGTGTacttcatttattaatttgttcatttgtttattcattttttcattctgtaCATTACTGTATTCCCACCCTGTGCTGGGCACCACATGATGCTGGGAATTCAGTGTGGAAAAAATATAGTCTGCTCTGACTTGGCACTGACAGTCTCGGGGAAGACAGACAGGAGAAGGGGAAATCATCcctaaggaagtgacatttaaatctGAGACTTGAAGACATATAGGAGTTAGAGAGGTGGGAAGTAAGGAGGGGACTATTCCTGAGTGTATCAgctatctgttgctgtgtaacaaattactgcaaaacctggtggcttaaaacagtaacatttattctcttagagtttctgtgggtcaggcatGCGGGTGCAGTTTAACTGAATCCTCTGACTCTCAGTCTCTCAAAACATTTCAATCAAAGCATCAACTAGGGCTGAAGTCATCTAAAGGTTCAACTGGGGGTTGATCTGCTCCCAATATGACCCAAGTGGTTGTTGGCAGGGTTGTTTCTTGTAGGCTGTTGGACTGAGGACTCAGCTCCTTGTAAGCTGTTGGCTCAATGCCTCCCTAATTCTTTGCCACATGAGCCTCTCCATAAACAGCTTCATCAGAGTAAACAAGTAAGAGAGTAAGAGAGTGCAAGCAAGACAGAAGTTACAGTCTCTTACAAGCTAATGTTGGAACTGATATTCCATCACTTTTGCTCTATTCTATTCATTAAAAGTAAGTCACAAAGTCCAGCCCACTCTCAAGGGGAGGGGACCACACAAGGccgtgaataccaggaggtgaggaTCATTGGGGACCATCTTAAAAGTCAGCCTGCCACTCTGGCAGAGGAAACATGAAAGTCTTGAGGCTGGAAGCAAAGCTCTTGAAGTTGCTGAAATAAGGTTTTTGTGGGTCTAGAGAGGAAGGGTAGAAGGATGAGATATGTAGCTGGAGAACAGGCAAAAGCCCTATCATGAAAGGTTCTGTGAGTGTATTAAGGATACACTTAAGATCAATGTGGGTTCTTGCAATGCAGCTGTGCAGCTTGCACAAAGGCCCTCGCGAATGGGGTGGATGGGGGCTGAAATCCAAATACACTTCTTTACTGTGTTCTGGATCTTTCCAGAGGGAATCCCTTTTTGTAATTCACAAAAAAGCAGCCTTGAATCTTTGATGGTTTCTAAGCAGGCGCATTGTTAAAGCTTACCCAGAGGgtttttttatatgaaatattcagcaattaagagaatgagaagataagccacagGCTCAGAGAAAAATTTGCAAACACATATCTGAGAGAGCACttgtatgcaaaatatataaagcagtcttaaaactcaacaagaagaaaaaacacaagccaatgaaaaagtgggcaaaagatatgaacagagacACCTTACCAAAGGAAAGATGCACTTGACAAATGAGCATGTGAAGAGATGTTTGACaccatttgtcattagggaatgcAAGGTAAAAAagcagtgagataccactacacacttatcAGAATGGCTGAAATCCAAAAAAACTGACAAtgccaaatgctgatgaggatgcagagcaacaggactcttattcattgctggtggaaatcaaaatggtgcagccaccgtAGAAGACAATTTGGAGGTTTCTTTAAGATTCTTAACTTTCATAGGAAAATGTAAGGGACCCAGGTAGCCAAACCAAtcttggaaaaaaagaacaaagttggaagactaacatgttctgatttcaaaacttactacaaacctACAGAAATCAACCCTGTGTCTTACTGgtataaaaatagacatttagatcaatggaatagaatcaagaatccagaaataaatccatacatttatagtcaattgatttttgacaagggtgctgggacaattcaatggggaaagaatagtcttttcaacaaatggtgctgggacaactggatattcccatgcaaaagaatgaagttggatccctaccttacaccatatataaaagttagctcaaaatggatcacaggggccatccctgtggcagagtggttatgttcacatgctccgcttcagtggcccagggttttcctggttcagatcctgggtgcagacatggcaccgctcatcaagccgtgctgaggtggcatcccacatagcacaactagaatatacaactatgtatttgggggggggggggttctatggggaggagaaggaaaaaaaaaggattggcaacagatgttagctcaggtgccaatctttaaaaaaaaaaaatggatcatagatctaaatgtaagagttaaaactagaaaactcttagaagaaaacgtaggagtaaatcttcatgatcttaggttagacaatggtttcttaaatatgaatgACACCAAaacacaagcaaccaaagaaaaaactgataaattggacttcatcaaaattaataacttttgtgtttcaaaggacactatcaaaaaAGTGAGGGTGATGGTTGTATAACTCTTTCACTATACTaaaaaaattgtacattttaatggTAAATTGTATGacatgtgaattgtatctcaataaagctgttataaagaaaaaagtgaaaacacaatccacagaatgggagaaaatattacaaatcatatatgtgataaggaTCTAGTATTCAGAATAAGTAATAgactccacaataaaaaaaaataatccaattttaaaatgggtgaaggatttgaatacaaagaagatatacaaatggccaagaagcacatgaaaaaatactcaacactCAATTAGGGAagcgcaaatcaaaaccacaatgaaataccatttcacacccactaagatggctatgagcaaagacagacaaaacaagtgttgatgaggatgtggagaaatcagaactttcacagcattgctggtgggagtgtaaaatgacgcagccactttggaaaactgtcacttcctcaaaatgttaagcatagagttaccatatgacctagcaattccactcttagctatatacccaagagaattgaagacatatgtttacacaaaaacttgcacacaaatggtCACAGAGGCATTATTCCTAATAGGCAAAAAgtggaacaacccaaatgtccaacaattgacaaatggataaaatttggtatatccatgcaatggaatattatgcagccatataaaggaatgaagtactaattcATGCTACAATGTGAATGAAGCTTTAAAACTtcatgctaactgaaagaagccagacacaaaaggccccatattctatgattccaattatatgaaatgtccagagtagggAAATCCATAAAGACAaggtagattagtagttgccagaggctgaggggaggagggaatggggagtgactgctaagaggtacagggtttcttcttggggtgatgaaaatgtcctgggATTAGATAGTGCTAGTGGTTACAGAACTTCGTGAATACACTATCTCTAAATGGTACACTTTAAATTCACTCCAATAAGTGaattatcaatttaaaaaacaggaaagtctgagaaaccacCACATGACAACTAAATATAGTGTAATGTCCTGGATGGGatactgaaacagaaaaaggacactgggaagaaattaaggaaatccCAATAAAGAATGGTTGtaattaataataacatatcaaTATTGGTTCCTTAATTGTGGCAAATGTACAATACGAATATAAGATGTTCATAATAGGGGGAATTCGGTGTGAGGTATACAAGAATTCTCTATACTATCcttgcaatttttctttaaatctaaaacttttaaaataaaaatttgattttaaaaaaatgttcagcTATTACTTATGTATAGCAGCTGATCATGTGGCTATGGAGGTGGACAACATGCAGTTCTTCATTCATGTTGCTCTCTGggca
The nucleotide sequence above comes from Equus asinus isolate D_3611 breed Donkey chromosome 7, EquAss-T2T_v2, whole genome shotgun sequence. Encoded proteins:
- the PPP1R36 gene encoding protein phosphatase 1 regulatory subunit 36 isoform X2, with the protein product MHRVPEFYSRRKRLDGQAAMRRDQLGLRLGMWYWKDETRSLEFRSFSSAVDLRERGRGKTVHFAEIDGPASDRLTDKRLASRDDKSPKALEKRGQQGNVTLHDAKFVALLLLQGTEMQRICSFTTFMRGFVEKKEMELVLRKLEAAQKYLAEKYCVLVLGLGMPDKHHMCCGREKISDTQKDWKFFESFFTFCTYVAWIVFRRQHFVEIEEEIGRLFRTSMFNIPRRKREEEESGGEKKRMTFVQFRRMMAKRPAIKKAINMRSPVMSTLLPSLREKAQSIFEKKYHQGSIKLPAQMQEHMDSLDSVPMPVVGILGEPRCLFNPHTLLPLEPEENMKPSGRHPSLVERNNMKIQDTLDLVMRTLSFQTTFPKQSGTFHFWN
- the PPP1R36 gene encoding protein phosphatase 1 regulatory subunit 36 isoform X3, giving the protein MHRVPEFYSRRKRLDGQAAMRRDQLGLRLGMWYWKDETRSLEFRSFSSAVDLRERGRGKTVHFAEIDGPASDRLTDKRLASRDDKSPKALEKRGQQGNVTLHDAKFVALLLLQGTEMQRICSFTTFMRNKNLDNFLMALLYYLSHYLEKNSLEKKPKSYMVGFVEKKEMELVLRKLEAAQKYLAEKYCVLVLGLGMPDKHHMCCGREKISDTQKDWKFFESFFTFCTYVAWIVFRRQHFVEIEEEIGRLFRTSMFNIPRRKREEEESGGEKKRMTFVQFRRMMAKRPAIKKAINMRSPVMSTLLPSLREKAQSIFEKKYHQGSIKLPAQMQEHMDSLDSVPMPVVGILGEPRCLFNPHTLLPLEPEENMKPSGRHPSLVERNNMKIQDTLDLVMRTLSFQTTFPKQSGTFHFWN
- the PPP1R36 gene encoding protein phosphatase 1 regulatory subunit 36 isoform X1, giving the protein MWSVKGPDSKWVARLRGRLETAGRYTTSSDCGLGADPSFSSAVDLRERGRGKTVHFAEIDGPASDRLTDKRLASRDDKSPKALEKRGQQGNVTLHDAKFVALLLLQGTEMQRICSFTTFMRNKNLDNFLMALLYYLSHYLEKNSLEKKPKSYMVGFVEKKEMELVLRKLEAAQKYLAEKYCVLVLGLGMPDKHHMCCGREKISDTQKDWKFFESFFTFCTYVAWIVFRRQHFVEIEEEIGRLFRTSMFNIPRRKREEEESGGEKKRMTFVQFRRMMAKRPAIKKAINMRSPVMSTLLPSLREKAQSIFEKKYHQGSIKLPAQMQEHMDSLDSVPMPVVGILGEPRCLFNPHTLLPLEPEENMKPSGRHPSLVERNNMKIQDTLDLVMRTLSFQTTFPKQSGTFHFWN